From the genome of Rathayibacter sp. VKM Ac-2759, one region includes:
- a CDS encoding bifunctional [glutamine synthetase] adenylyltransferase/[glutamine synthetase]-adenylyl-L-tyrosine phosphorylase: MPRERTLSDLARLGFAELGETGARLAEAEELAGRSLASLDAAFARAADPDAALRALIDLLRSHREHLDLLLDDDQALTRLLLVLGASSGLADFLQRRPPELAGFRDPVLTLPGRAELRRDLLDSVGAVDGFAALREEEGWTALRIRYRRLLTRIVVHDLSQADPVAAIDRVTRTLADLAGAALEASLAVARTDLVEGSGPGRFTRAEVEATRFAVIGMGKAGASELNYVSDVDVIFVAEGDPERELSNARAIDIATRMAVLLMRGTSALALEPELWEVDPNLRPEGKQGALVRTLESHITYYDRWAKSWEFQALLKARPLAGDPELGRAYVEAVAPKVWSSASRENFVESVQRMRERVTENIPQNDVHYQIKLGPGGLRDIEFTVQLLQLVHGQTDDEIHMPGTLLALGALADRGYIGRSAADEFAEDYRALRLLEHRLQLRRLRRTHLMPRDEHELRTLARSSGLARSAEDLLVVWNGIKHRVRGLHERLFYRPLLSAVAALSDGGAELSAGQAEARLAAIGFSDARGALSHIAAMTSGVSRRASIQRHLVPVMLQWFADGPDPDYGLLAFRRLSDTLGGTPWFLRMLRDSSGAAKRLTTVLSGSRFVGELLDRIPESAAWLEDDDALRPRSAAALGEEVRAVLSRHDTPEAVAGVLRAMRRREVLRTAMGGVLGLSTIEETARSLTDIITALLNGVLTAVRRSSAHRPGSDAEFAVIGMGRYGGAELGFGSDADVMYVQRPGAGEPRDAQLYSQFLVAELVRLTEDSRLPLDLDADLRPEGKNGPLVRSLDSYRAYYARWSLTWEAQALLRARGVAGDAALVADFETLADGVRYPAAIPDRDVREVKRIKARVEKERLPQGADPMRHLKLGRGSLSDVEWLVQLLQLQHARSMPALRTTSTLTALAVAEEAELVTGSDAERLRAAWRFSSRVRSAMTLWSNRTSDVLPTDRGQLDGIARLLEYPAGSATRLEDDYLGITRRARAVFERRFYGPVEGDAPTYR; the protein is encoded by the coding sequence ATGCCTCGCGAACGCACTCTCAGCGACCTCGCGCGCCTCGGATTCGCCGAACTCGGCGAGACCGGGGCGCGCCTCGCCGAGGCGGAGGAGCTCGCGGGCCGCTCGCTCGCGTCGCTCGATGCCGCGTTCGCCCGCGCCGCCGATCCGGATGCGGCGCTCCGCGCCCTGATCGACCTGCTCCGGAGCCATCGGGAGCACCTCGACCTCCTCCTCGACGACGACCAGGCGCTCACCCGGCTCCTGCTGGTGCTCGGAGCGTCCTCCGGTCTCGCCGACTTCCTGCAGCGGCGTCCCCCAGAGCTGGCGGGGTTCCGCGACCCCGTCCTCACGCTCCCCGGCCGCGCCGAGCTGCGGCGCGACCTCCTCGACTCCGTCGGTGCCGTGGACGGGTTCGCGGCGCTGCGGGAGGAGGAGGGCTGGACCGCCCTGCGCATCCGGTACCGCCGCCTCCTGACCCGCATCGTCGTGCACGACCTGAGCCAGGCCGACCCGGTCGCGGCGATCGACCGGGTCACTCGCACCCTCGCCGATCTCGCGGGAGCCGCCCTCGAGGCGTCCCTGGCCGTGGCGCGCACCGACCTCGTCGAGGGCTCCGGCCCCGGAAGGTTCACCCGCGCCGAGGTCGAGGCGACGCGCTTCGCCGTCATCGGCATGGGGAAGGCCGGCGCGTCGGAGCTCAACTACGTGTCCGACGTCGATGTCATCTTCGTCGCCGAGGGCGACCCGGAGCGCGAGCTGTCGAACGCCCGGGCGATCGACATCGCGACCCGGATGGCGGTGCTCCTGATGCGCGGCACCTCCGCTCTCGCTCTCGAGCCCGAGCTGTGGGAGGTCGACCCGAACCTCCGGCCCGAGGGCAAGCAGGGGGCGCTCGTGCGCACTCTCGAGTCGCACATCACCTACTACGACCGGTGGGCGAAGAGCTGGGAGTTCCAGGCCCTGCTCAAGGCTCGCCCGCTCGCGGGCGACCCGGAGCTCGGCCGCGCCTACGTCGAGGCCGTCGCGCCCAAGGTCTGGTCGAGCGCCTCCCGCGAGAACTTCGTCGAGTCGGTCCAGCGGATGCGCGAGCGCGTCACCGAGAACATCCCGCAGAACGACGTGCATTACCAGATCAAGCTCGGCCCGGGCGGGCTGCGCGACATCGAGTTCACGGTGCAGCTCCTGCAGCTGGTGCACGGGCAGACCGACGACGAGATCCACATGCCGGGCACGCTGCTCGCCCTGGGCGCCCTCGCCGACCGCGGCTACATCGGCCGGTCGGCGGCGGACGAGTTCGCGGAGGACTACCGCGCGCTGCGGCTGCTCGAGCACCGCCTCCAGCTGCGGAGGCTGCGACGCACGCACCTGATGCCGCGCGACGAGCACGAGCTGCGCACCCTCGCCCGGTCGAGCGGTCTCGCGAGGAGCGCCGAGGACCTCCTCGTCGTCTGGAACGGCATCAAGCACCGCGTGCGCGGCCTGCACGAGCGGCTCTTCTACCGCCCGCTGCTGTCGGCGGTCGCCGCTCTCTCCGACGGGGGAGCGGAGCTGTCGGCCGGGCAGGCCGAGGCGCGCCTGGCCGCCATCGGCTTCTCGGACGCCCGCGGCGCGCTCTCCCACATCGCGGCGATGACCTCCGGAGTGTCGCGGCGCGCGAGCATCCAGCGGCACCTCGTGCCCGTGATGCTGCAGTGGTTCGCCGACGGCCCGGACCCCGACTACGGGCTCCTCGCCTTCCGGCGGTTGAGCGACACGCTCGGCGGCACGCCGTGGTTCCTGCGGATGCTGCGCGACTCCTCCGGGGCGGCGAAGCGCCTGACGACGGTGCTCTCGGGCTCGCGCTTCGTCGGCGAGCTGCTGGACCGCATCCCCGAGTCGGCGGCCTGGCTCGAGGACGACGACGCCCTGCGGCCCCGGAGCGCCGCCGCCCTCGGTGAGGAGGTCCGCGCCGTGCTGTCGCGGCACGACACTCCGGAGGCGGTCGCCGGGGTCCTCCGCGCGATGCGCCGCCGGGAGGTGCTCCGGACGGCCATGGGCGGCGTGCTCGGGCTGAGCACGATCGAGGAGACCGCGCGCAGCCTCACCGACATCATCACGGCGCTCCTGAACGGGGTGCTCACCGCCGTGCGGCGCTCGAGCGCGCACCGGCCGGGGTCCGACGCGGAGTTCGCCGTCATCGGGATGGGCCGCTACGGGGGAGCGGAGCTGGGCTTCGGCTCCGACGCCGACGTGATGTACGTGCAGCGCCCGGGAGCGGGCGAGCCGCGGGACGCGCAGCTCTACTCGCAGTTCCTGGTCGCCGAGCTGGTGCGCCTGACCGAGGACTCCCGCCTCCCGCTCGACCTCGACGCCGATCTGCGCCCCGAGGGGAAGAACGGGCCGCTCGTGCGCTCACTCGACTCGTACCGGGCCTACTACGCGCGCTGGTCGCTGACGTGGGAGGCGCAGGCCCTCCTGCGCGCCCGCGGCGTCGCGGGAGACGCGGCGCTCGTCGCCGACTTCGAGACCCTCGCCGACGGCGTCCGCTACCCGGCGGCGATCCCGGACCGCGACGTGCGCGAGGTGAAGCGCATCAAGGCGCGCGTCGAGAAGGAGCGCCTGCCCCAGGGCGCGGACCCGATGCGCCACCTCAAGCTCGGTCGCGGCTCGCTGAGCGATGTGGAGTGGCTCGTCCAGCTGCTGCAGCTCCAGCACGCCCGCTCGATGCCGGCGCTCCGGACGACGTCGACGCTCACCGCTCTCGCCGTCGCGGAGGAGGCGGAGCTGGTGACCGGCTCCGACGCGGAGCGCCTGCGCGCGGCGTGGCGGTTCTCCTCCCGGGTGCGCTCGGCGATGACGCTCTGGTCGAACCGCACCAGCGACGTCCTGCCCACCGATCGCGGCCAGCTCGACGGGATCGCCCGCCTGCTGGAGTACCCGGCGGGCTCGGCCACCCGTCTCGAGGACGACTACCTCGGGATCACGCGCCGCGCGCGCGCCGTCTTCGAGCGCCGCTTCTACGGCCCGGTGGAGGGCGACGCGCCCACCTACCGCTGA
- a CDS encoding glutamine synthetase family protein, protein MDKQRDFVLRTIEERGIKFVRLWFTDVVGTLKSVAIAPAEVEGAFAEGLGFDGSAIEGLTRSFEADVLAHPDPSTFQILPWRGEIDPTARMFCDITTPDGQPAVADPRNVLKRTLAKAAERGFTFYTHPEIEFYLLKSSTFGAEGPEPVDSAGYFDNVPGGTAHDFRRRSVRMLEDLGISVEFSHHEAGPGQNEIDLRYADALTTADNIMTFRTVIKEVAIEQGVYATFMPKPLSGHPGSGMHTHLSLFEGDVNVFYEQGAQYQLSKLGRQFIAGLLKHAPEITAVTNQFVNSYKRLWGGDEAPSYVSWGHNNRSALVRVPLYKPNKGQSSRIEYRALDSAANPYLAYSLLLAAGLKGIEEGYELPAEAEDNVWSLSDAERRALGYSPLPASLDRAISLMEDSELVAETLGEQVFNFVLLNKRKDWAEYRAQVTPYELRSNLEML, encoded by the coding sequence ATGGACAAGCAACGGGACTTCGTTCTTCGCACGATCGAAGAGCGAGGGATCAAATTCGTTCGCCTCTGGTTCACCGACGTCGTCGGCACTCTCAAGTCGGTCGCCATCGCGCCGGCCGAGGTCGAGGGCGCGTTCGCCGAGGGCCTCGGCTTCGACGGCTCCGCGATCGAGGGTCTCACCCGCTCGTTCGAGGCCGACGTCCTGGCGCACCCGGACCCGTCGACCTTCCAGATCCTCCCGTGGCGCGGCGAGATCGACCCGACCGCGCGCATGTTCTGCGACATCACGACTCCCGACGGGCAGCCGGCCGTCGCCGACCCGCGCAACGTGCTCAAGCGCACGCTCGCGAAGGCCGCGGAGCGCGGGTTCACCTTCTACACGCACCCCGAGATCGAGTTCTACCTGCTCAAGTCGTCGACCTTCGGCGCCGAGGGCCCCGAGCCCGTCGACTCCGCCGGGTACTTCGACAACGTCCCCGGAGGCACGGCGCACGACTTCCGCCGCCGTTCCGTCCGGATGCTCGAGGACCTCGGCATCTCGGTCGAGTTCAGCCACCACGAGGCGGGCCCCGGTCAGAACGAGATCGACCTGCGCTACGCGGACGCGCTGACGACCGCCGACAACATCATGACGTTCCGCACGGTCATCAAGGAGGTGGCGATCGAGCAGGGGGTCTACGCGACCTTCATGCCGAAGCCGCTCTCGGGCCACCCGGGCTCGGGCATGCACACGCACCTCTCGCTCTTCGAGGGCGACGTCAACGTGTTCTACGAGCAGGGCGCGCAGTACCAGCTGTCCAAGCTCGGCCGCCAGTTCATCGCGGGGCTTCTCAAGCACGCCCCCGAGATCACCGCGGTGACGAACCAGTTCGTCAACTCCTACAAGCGCCTCTGGGGCGGCGACGAGGCCCCGAGCTACGTCTCGTGGGGTCACAACAACCGCTCGGCCCTCGTGCGCGTCCCGCTCTACAAGCCCAACAAGGGCCAGTCGTCGCGCATCGAGTACCGCGCGCTCGACTCCGCAGCGAACCCCTACCTGGCGTACTCGCTGCTGCTGGCGGCCGGGCTCAAGGGCATCGAGGAGGGCTACGAGCTCCCCGCCGAGGCCGAGGACAACGTCTGGTCGCTGTCCGACGCCGAGCGCCGCGCGCTCGGCTACAGCCCGCTGCCGGCGAGCCTGGACCGCGCCATCTCGCTGATGGAGGACTCGGAGCTGGTCGCCGAGACGCTCGGCGAGCAGGTGTTCAACTTCGTGCTGCTCAACAAGCGGAAGGACTGGGCCGAGTACCGCGCTCAGGTCACTCCGTACGAGCTGCGCAGCAACCTCGAGATGCTCTGA
- the panB gene encoding 3-methyl-2-oxobutanoate hydroxymethyltransferase, which yields MSAQPVKRVRTRHFQNAKESGVRITGLTSYDQLTARIFDEAGIDFLLVGDSAGNNVLGYDTTLPVTVDELIPFARAVAGAVERAFVVADMPFGSYESGPDDALHTAFRFMKETQAHAVKLEGGVRSAEQIRRIVDAGIPVMAHIGFTPQSEHGLGGHIVQGRGDGLEQLLADARAVQEAGAFAVVLEMVPSEAARQVTEELRIPTIGVGAGPHVDGQLLVWTDFAGFTTGRVPRFVKQYADLRGVLTGAVTAYRDDVESGAYPAPEHSYE from the coding sequence ATGTCAGCGCAGCCCGTGAAACGCGTTCGAACCCGCCACTTCCAGAACGCGAAGGAATCGGGAGTGCGCATCACCGGACTCACGAGCTACGACCAGCTCACCGCGCGGATCTTCGACGAGGCGGGCATCGACTTCCTCCTCGTCGGCGACTCCGCCGGCAACAACGTGCTCGGCTACGACACGACGCTGCCGGTCACCGTCGACGAGCTCATCCCGTTCGCCCGCGCGGTCGCCGGCGCGGTGGAGCGCGCGTTCGTCGTCGCCGACATGCCGTTCGGCTCGTACGAGTCCGGTCCCGACGACGCGCTGCACACCGCCTTCCGCTTCATGAAGGAGACGCAGGCGCACGCCGTCAAGCTCGAGGGCGGTGTCCGCTCGGCCGAGCAGATCCGGCGGATCGTCGACGCCGGCATCCCGGTGATGGCGCACATCGGCTTCACGCCCCAGAGCGAGCACGGACTCGGCGGTCACATCGTGCAGGGGCGCGGCGACGGCCTCGAGCAGCTCCTCGCCGATGCTCGCGCCGTGCAGGAGGCCGGCGCGTTCGCCGTCGTCCTCGAGATGGTGCCGAGCGAGGCCGCCCGCCAGGTGACCGAGGAGCTGCGCATCCCGACGATCGGCGTCGGTGCAGGACCCCACGTCGACGGCCAGCTGCTCGTCTGGACGGACTTCGCCGGCTTCACGACCGGCCGCGTCCCGCGCTTCGTCAAGCAGTACGCCGATCTCCGCGGCGTCCTGACCGGAGCGGTCACGGCGTACCGCGACGACGTCGAGTCGGGCGCCTACCCGGCACCCGAGCACAGCTACGAGTAG
- a CDS encoding SPOR domain-containing protein, with translation MSDGDANSWWYNLKSGAVEQGFVSPSVDRVGPFPSRQEAEHALEKLHENSRRWAEEDAAEDR, from the coding sequence ATGTCTGACGGTGACGCGAACTCCTGGTGGTACAACCTCAAGTCCGGCGCGGTGGAGCAGGGATTCGTGTCCCCCTCCGTCGATCGCGTCGGGCCCTTCCCGTCCCGGCAGGAGGCGGAGCACGCGCTCGAGAAGCTGCACGAGAACAGCCGCAGGTGGGCCGAGGAGGACGCGGCCGAGGACCGCTGA
- the ppgK gene encoding polyphosphate--glucose phosphotransferase, with translation MTAATTAIGIDIGGTGIKGALVDLSEGTLLSDRMKVATPEGGRPKDIVDTVQQILAMIPDAAPDTPVGICFPAAVVHGRTMSAANVSDEWIGLEAEKLFEDAIGRDIFFVNDADAAGYAESRFGAAKDKKGLVLMTTLGTGIGTAQIYDGVLIPNAELGHLEIHGGDYEKKASFAAKERDDLDYKHWAKRLQRYYSHLEALLWPDLIIVGGGVSKHHDEFLPLLDLRTPIVPATLRNNAGILGAAALAGGGVRR, from the coding sequence ATGACTGCTGCGACGACCGCCATCGGAATCGACATCGGGGGGACCGGCATCAAGGGGGCGCTCGTCGACCTCTCGGAGGGGACGCTCCTCAGCGACCGGATGAAGGTCGCGACACCCGAGGGCGGCCGCCCGAAGGACATCGTCGACACGGTGCAGCAGATCCTCGCGATGATCCCGGACGCCGCACCCGACACCCCCGTCGGGATCTGCTTCCCGGCCGCCGTCGTCCACGGCCGGACGATGTCGGCGGCGAACGTCTCGGACGAGTGGATCGGCCTCGAGGCCGAGAAGCTGTTCGAGGACGCGATCGGCCGCGACATCTTCTTCGTCAACGACGCCGACGCCGCAGGCTACGCGGAGTCGCGGTTCGGTGCCGCGAAGGACAAGAAGGGCCTCGTCCTGATGACCACGCTCGGCACCGGCATCGGCACCGCGCAGATCTACGACGGCGTCCTCATCCCGAACGCCGAGCTCGGGCACCTCGAGATCCACGGCGGCGACTACGAGAAGAAGGCGTCGTTCGCCGCGAAGGAGCGCGACGACCTCGACTACAAGCACTGGGCGAAGCGCCTCCAGCGCTACTACTCGCACCTCGAGGCCCTGCTCTGGCCCGACCTCATCATCGTCGGCGGAGGCGTCTCGAAGCACCACGACGAGTTCCTCCCCCTCCTCGACCTGCGCACCCCCATCGTCCCCGCGACCCTCCGCAACAACGCCGGCATCCTCGGCGCCGCGGCCCTCGCCGGAGGCGGCGTGCGGCGCTGA